Proteins encoded within one genomic window of Methanosarcina barkeri str. Wiesmoor:
- a CDS encoding cupin domain-containing protein — protein sequence MAVNNSKAVRDFIPEIFKLSGKECMIRELSDSSFLPELENKLEEELKEYLESKKLEELADLLEVIYRIAELRGSSKAELETIRQRKKHEKGGFEKNLLLLNSLEESSHTGLRAGSTESMRVVFKPEDAAVIEKKGVKMRIYTTKAESGNAGVLYQETQKGHTEEFLHEKSDFIYYILEGRGVWIVEDKEFEAQAGDVVVVPAGKRFWFRGNLKQVCITAPAWEEQYERHIRDLEL from the coding sequence ATGGCAGTAAATAATTCAAAAGCAGTTAGGGACTTTATACCTGAAATTTTCAAACTTTCAGGCAAGGAATGCATGATCCGTGAGCTTTCAGACTCCAGTTTTCTTCCTGAACTTGAAAATAAGCTCGAAGAGGAACTGAAGGAGTATCTTGAAAGTAAAAAGCTTGAAGAGCTTGCAGACCTGCTTGAGGTAATTTACAGAATCGCGGAACTGAGAGGCTCTTCAAAAGCTGAACTTGAGACAATAAGGCAGCGGAAAAAACATGAAAAGGGCGGATTTGAGAAAAATCTTCTCCTTCTTAATTCGCTTGAAGAAAGCTCTCATACGGGGTTACGTGCTGGCTCTACCGAATCCATGCGTGTGGTTTTCAAGCCTGAGGATGCGGCAGTAATTGAGAAAAAAGGAGTGAAGATGAGAATCTACACCACTAAAGCCGAATCCGGAAATGCCGGTGTACTCTATCAGGAAACACAGAAAGGGCACACAGAGGAGTTCCTGCATGAAAAAAGCGATTTTATTTATTATATCCTTGAAGGCAGGGGGGTTTGGATAGTTGAGGATAAAGAATTTGAGGCCCAAGCTGGAGACGTAGTTGTCGTGCCTGCAGGAAAAAGGTTCTGGTTCCGTGGAAATCTCAAGCAGGTCTGCATAACTGCTCCGGCCTGGGAAGAACAGTACGAGCGCCACATAAGAGATCTTGAATTGTAA
- a CDS encoding YigZ family protein gives MFIGYARPVESEAEAKTFIKGIKELHRDANHNVSAYFIKEKSSFALKYDDDGEPAGSSGKPIFKILESKEILNAAVVVTRYFGGIKLGFGGLSRAYRDTALSAIEDAEVIEVFEQARLRICLSYSESQKVRNLVEKYAELQEETYSDNVEFIILVRKDLEDEFIKKIIDQTKNKVALEKL, from the coding sequence CTGTTCATAGGTTATGCCAGACCTGTGGAAAGTGAAGCTGAGGCAAAAACTTTCATAAAAGGTATAAAGGAATTGCACCGCGATGCAAACCATAATGTTTCGGCTTATTTTATAAAAGAAAAAAGCTCTTTTGCTCTCAAATATGACGACGACGGTGAGCCTGCAGGCAGCTCAGGAAAACCTATTTTTAAAATACTCGAATCAAAAGAAATTCTGAACGCAGCTGTGGTCGTGACCCGGTATTTTGGGGGAATAAAACTGGGTTTCGGAGGACTTTCGAGAGCATACAGAGATACGGCACTCTCGGCTATTGAAGATGCAGAAGTTATCGAAGTCTTCGAGCAGGCCAGATTAAGAATATGTCTGAGCTATTCAGAAAGTCAAAAAGTAAGAAATCTGGTAGAAAAATACGCAGAACTCCAGGAAGAAACGTATTCAGATAATGTGGAATTCATCATTCTTGTAAGAAAGGATCTTGAAGATGAATTCATTAAAAAAATAATAGATCAAACAAAAAATAAGGTCGCACTTGAAAAACTTTAA